The following proteins are encoded in a genomic region of Dokdonia donghaensis DSW-1:
- the coaBC gene encoding bifunctional phosphopantothenoylcysteine decarboxylase/phosphopantothenate--cysteine ligase CoaBC → MSVLSGKKILLGVTAGIAAYKSASLVRAFIKAGASVQVVMTEKAKDFVTPLTLSTLSRNEVHSSFTLEGDDNAVWTNHVELGLWADLMVIAPATANTLSKMANGASDNLLLATYLSAKCPVYFAPAMDLDMYIHPSSTNSFQKLQSYGNVMIEATSGELASGLVGKGRMAEPEDILTFIENDVMGKLPLRGKRVMITAGPTYEAIDPVRFIGNHSSGKMGCELALRAAALGATVDLILGPSAIKVNHSLITVHNVVSGEQMYDAAHAVFDKVDVAIAAAAVADYKPAQVAEEKIKKKDTSMQIDLVKTKDILASLGTIKKDQYLLGFALETQNELENAKKKLEKKNLDAIVLNSLRDKGAGFQTKTNKITFIEKDGSVTEYDLKTKAEVSIDIFDKIAEKI, encoded by the coding sequence ATGTCAGTATTAAGCGGTAAAAAAATACTTTTAGGAGTAACCGCTGGCATTGCAGCATATAAAAGCGCCAGTCTTGTGAGAGCATTCATAAAGGCTGGCGCTTCTGTGCAAGTAGTAATGACAGAGAAGGCAAAAGACTTTGTTACTCCGCTTACATTAAGTACACTCTCTCGTAATGAGGTGCACTCATCATTTACACTTGAGGGTGATGATAATGCGGTGTGGACAAATCACGTTGAGCTTGGGCTGTGGGCAGATCTTATGGTTATAGCTCCTGCAACAGCAAACACGCTTTCAAAAATGGCAAATGGGGCTTCAGATAATTTGCTGCTAGCCACATACCTAAGTGCAAAGTGTCCTGTGTATTTTGCTCCAGCAATGGATCTTGATATGTATATCCATCCTTCATCTACAAATTCTTTTCAGAAACTGCAGTCTTACGGTAATGTAATGATAGAGGCTACCAGTGGTGAACTTGCTTCTGGCCTGGTAGGTAAAGGACGTATGGCAGAGCCAGAGGATATCTTGACATTTATTGAGAATGATGTAATGGGTAAGTTGCCTTTAAGAGGTAAACGTGTGATGATTACAGCAGGACCTACTTATGAAGCAATAGATCCCGTACGTTTTATAGGAAATCACAGTAGTGGTAAAATGGGATGCGAGCTTGCTTTAAGAGCAGCAGCTCTAGGCGCTACAGTAGATCTTATACTGGGACCTAGTGCTATAAAAGTAAATCATAGTTTAATTACAGTGCATAATGTAGTCTCTGGTGAGCAAATGTATGATGCTGCACACGCCGTATTTGATAAGGTAGATGTAGCAATCGCAGCAGCCGCGGTGGCAGACTATAAGCCAGCGCAAGTAGCAGAGGAGAAGATCAAGAAAAAAGACACTTCGATGCAAATAGACTTAGTAAAAACTAAGGATATTCTTGCATCACTGGGAACTATTAAAAAAGATCAATATCTTTTAGGCTTTGCATTAGAGACTCAAAATGAGTTAGAAAATGCAAAGAAAAAGCTCGAGAAGAAAAATCTTGACGCGATTGTTTTAAACTCTTTGCGAGATAAAGGTGCAGGGTTTCAGACCAAAACCAATAAAATTACGTTTATTGAAAAAGACGGTTCGGTTACGGAGTATGATTTAAAGACTAAAGCCGAAGTGTCTATTGATATATTTGATAAAATAGCCGAAAAAATATGA
- a CDS encoding DNA-directed RNA polymerase subunit omega, with product MNIKDLDAPLSTTTIDKNLVDAPTDNIYEAISIIAKRASQINTEIKKELSEKLDEFATFNDSLEEIFENKEQIEVSKFYERLPKAHALAVQEWLEDRIYHRDPSVTEEKSND from the coding sequence ATGAATATTAAGGACTTAGATGCACCTTTAAGCACAACGACTATTGACAAGAATCTTGTAGATGCCCCTACGGATAATATCTATGAGGCAATTTCTATAATTGCAAAACGTGCTTCACAGATCAATACAGAGATCAAGAAGGAGCTTTCAGAAAAACTAGATGAGTTTGCTACGTTTAATGATAGTCTTGAAGAAATCTTTGAAAACAAAGAGCAAATAGAGGTGTCTAAATTTTATGAGCGCCTTCCTAAGGCTCACGCACTAGCAGTGCAAGAGTGGTTAGAAGATCGTATTTACCACAGAGATCCATCTGTTACTGAAGAAAAAAGTAACGACTAG
- a CDS encoding outer membrane protein assembly factor BamD yields the protein MKNIFFLLVAVVLLGSCSAYQDVLKNDDIKAKYTFADSLYSQGKYKKALKLWEQIVPLYRGRPQAERVSYLYANTFYELGDYYQGGYQFERFVKSFPQSEKREEAAYKSAESYYNRSPRFNLDQGDTYIAMGKLQDFINQYPDSERLDDANAKVQELNQKIELKAYEIAKGYNKIGESRVTFPNAIKAFDNFLLDFPGSKYREDALYWKFNSAYQLALGSVRRRKAERLEDAKEAYNALEKYFPGGKYSEQAAEEVAAINEALLAMETLN from the coding sequence ATGAAGAATATATTTTTCCTACTAGTTGCAGTTGTTTTATTGGGCTCTTGTTCGGCGTATCAAGATGTTCTTAAAAACGATGATATTAAAGCAAAGTACACATTTGCAGATTCCTTGTATTCTCAAGGTAAATACAAAAAAGCCTTAAAGCTTTGGGAGCAGATTGTGCCGCTATACAGAGGACGCCCTCAAGCAGAGCGTGTGTCATATCTTTATGCAAATACATTTTACGAGCTAGGAGATTATTATCAAGGAGGGTATCAATTTGAGCGTTTTGTAAAATCTTTTCCTCAGAGTGAGAAGAGAGAAGAGGCAGCTTATAAAAGCGCAGAAAGCTATTATAATAGATCACCTAGATTTAACTTAGATCAAGGAGATACGTATATAGCAATGGGTAAACTTCAAGATTTTATAAATCAGTATCCAGATTCTGAGCGTCTTGATGATGCTAATGCTAAGGTGCAGGAGCTTAACCAGAAGATAGAGCTCAAAGCTTACGAGATTGCAAAAGGATATAATAAAATAGGAGAGAGTAGAGTAACGTTTCCAAATGCGATAAAAGCGTTTGATAACTTTTTACTAGACTTCCCAGGGTCTAAGTATCGTGAAGATGCTTTGTACTGGAAGTTTAACTCTGCATATCAACTAGCATTAGGGAGTGTAAGACGTCGTAAGGCAGAAAGACTTGAGGATGCAAAAGAAGCATATAACGCCTTAGAAAAGTATTTTCCAGGAGGAAAGTATAGCGAGCAGGCAGCAGAAGAAGTAGCAGCTATAAATGAAGCGCTGCTTGCAATGGAAACTTTAAATTAA
- the dapA gene encoding 4-hydroxy-tetrahydrodipicolinate synthase, with protein MQELRGTGVALVTPFNEDLSIDYNGLTKLVEYCISGGVNYLVTLGTTAESATLSSEEKQAVVAHIIKVAEGRLPIVLGVGGNHTAAVVAELKNGKYDGIKAILSVSPAYNKPTQEGIYQHFASVATASPLPVVLYNVPGRTSSNMLPETTARLARDFDNIIAIKEATGDMSQVLELIHKTPDDFMVISGDDTLSLPLVSAGGSGVISVIGQGIPEVFTEIINDGLNDAFAKAYKEHFKILELIDLIFEEGNPAGIKSLLAHQGVCKPFVRLPLVKATDDLHQKIGAFLNTL; from the coding sequence ATGCAGGAGTTAAGGGGTACAGGTGTTGCTCTCGTTACACCATTTAATGAAGATTTGTCTATAGATTATAATGGACTTACTAAGCTGGTGGAATATTGTATTTCTGGCGGTGTAAATTATCTTGTCACACTAGGTACCACGGCAGAGAGTGCTACGTTATCTAGTGAAGAGAAGCAGGCCGTAGTTGCTCATATCATAAAGGTAGCAGAGGGGCGCTTGCCTATCGTGCTAGGTGTAGGAGGTAATCATACAGCTGCAGTTGTAGCAGAACTTAAAAATGGTAAGTATGATGGTATAAAAGCTATACTGTCGGTCTCTCCGGCTTATAATAAACCAACCCAAGAAGGAATATACCAGCACTTTGCAAGTGTAGCTACAGCGAGCCCATTGCCAGTAGTACTTTATAATGTGCCAGGTAGAACTTCTAGCAATATGTTACCAGAAACTACGGCGAGACTTGCAAGAGATTTTGATAATATTATAGCTATTAAAGAAGCTACCGGTGATATGTCACAGGTGCTTGAGCTAATACACAAAACCCCAGATGATTTTATGGTGATCTCTGGAGATGACACACTTTCATTGCCATTAGTTTCGGCTGGAGGTAGTGGTGTGATATCTGTGATAGGTCAAGGTATTCCAGAAGTTTTTACAGAGATTATTAATGATGGTTTAAATGACGCTTTCGCGAAAGCGTATAAAGAACACTTTAAAATACTTGAACTTATAGATCTTATTTTTGAAGAGGGAAACCCTGCAGGTATTAAATCATTGCTAGCGCATCAGGGTGTGTGCAAGCCTTTTGTGAGATTACCACTAGTAAAAGCTACAGATGACCTACACCAAAAGATAGGTGCATTTTTAAACACTTTATAG
- a CDS encoding DUF6913 domain-containing protein, with protein sequence MFLTGLKAKSIIKQIDKAQQARNYKASATAVSSVAILQDVDNPFNQNNLSSLCKAIGVKSKDVAILEYVKTLTKEQREQPQLFSDKQVGWKGVFKTKTLKDFSATPFDILISYYTPENLSLKAMTALSAAKFKVGIDPAMETYNDLTIHVATGQEVVFTKELEKYLKILKVIN encoded by the coding sequence ATGTTTTTAACCGGATTAAAAGCAAAATCCATCATTAAACAAATAGATAAAGCACAACAAGCACGCAATTATAAGGCGAGCGCAACTGCAGTATCTAGCGTTGCTATTTTACAAGATGTAGATAATCCTTTTAATCAAAATAATCTTTCTTCTTTGTGCAAAGCAATAGGAGTAAAGTCTAAAGATGTAGCAATACTTGAGTATGTGAAAACCTTAACAAAAGAGCAGCGTGAGCAGCCACAGTTATTTTCAGACAAGCAAGTAGGGTGGAAAGGAGTTTTTAAAACTAAGACTCTCAAAGATTTTAGTGCAACTCCCTTTGATATTTTAATAAGCTACTACACGCCAGAAAATTTATCACTTAAAGCAATGACAGCACTCTCTGCTGCAAAGTTTAAAGTAGGGATTGACCCAGCTATGGAAACATACAATGATCTTACGATACACGTAGCTACAGGTCAAGAAGTGGTTTTTACAAAAGAATTAGAAAAATATTTAAAAATTTTAAAAGTTATAAATTAA
- a CDS encoding 5'-nucleotidase C-terminal domain-containing protein — protein sequence MRRTTLLTIIYAIVIYTTAISCKEESHYAPERIKGEIILVNQNSPTSEEITQAILPYKEAIQAEMDSVLAIAPASYTKKDGKLNTAVGNMMADAVYEMANPIFQKRTGYPFNAVLLNYGGIRSALNKGNITTRTAYEIMPFENEVVVVELSGKQMRSLFEYLKGGSAHPIAGMEIQLSATGDLLKTQVQGQDINDNETYFIATSDYLKNGGDHMTFFENPVSTLTLDYKIRNVLIDYFKKYDTIAPVRDNRFTRDSK from the coding sequence ATGAGGAGGACCACGCTTTTAACTATCATCTATGCGATTGTTATATATACAACAGCAATCTCTTGTAAGGAAGAATCTCACTACGCTCCAGAGCGCATAAAAGGTGAAATTATCCTTGTAAATCAAAATAGCCCAACGAGTGAAGAAATAACTCAAGCCATACTTCCATACAAGGAAGCTATACAGGCAGAAATGGATAGTGTGCTAGCCATTGCACCAGCATCGTACACAAAAAAGGATGGCAAGCTCAACACAGCAGTAGGCAATATGATGGCAGATGCTGTTTATGAAATGGCAAACCCTATATTTCAAAAAAGAACTGGATATCCCTTTAACGCAGTGCTTCTCAATTATGGAGGCATACGCTCTGCTCTTAATAAAGGAAACATCACCACCAGAACCGCCTACGAGATAATGCCTTTTGAAAACGAAGTGGTTGTCGTAGAGCTTAGTGGTAAGCAAATGAGATCTCTTTTTGAATATTTAAAAGGTGGAAGTGCACATCCCATCGCAGGTATGGAGATACAACTTTCTGCCACAGGTGATCTTTTAAAAACACAAGTGCAAGGTCAAGATATTAATGATAACGAGACTTACTTTATCGCAACTAGCGACTACCTCAAGAATGGTGGTGACCATATGACCTTTTTTGAAAACCCGGTAAGCACGCTTACGCTAGATTACAAAATAAGAAATGTGCTCATCGATTATTTTAAAAAATACGACACCATCGCACCCGTAAGAGATAACAGATTTACAAGAGATAGCAAATGA
- a CDS encoding bifunctional metallophosphatase/5'-nucleotidase, translating to MIRRTFIKQTAAATSLVGLGGLTMSMGVDTLSRKQKKHITILHTNDVHSHVEPFPSNDPKYANLGGAARRMGVITAVRKENPNTLLLDAGDIFQGTPYFNFYGGELEFKLMSMMGYDAATIGNHDFDNGIGGLAAQMPNASFELLTANYDFSNTIMDGLTKPYKVFVKDGIRIGVFGLGIELNGLVNKNMFKETKYLDPVEMATDTANTLRQKERCDIVICLSHLGYEYRSKDIISDVALARKTEGIDLIIGGHTHTFLKKPTIAQNKSGKFVLINQVGWGGINLGRIDFYLDDAKNIESRSLVLDI from the coding sequence ATGATACGTAGAACTTTTATAAAACAAACCGCCGCAGCAACAAGTCTTGTAGGATTAGGAGGGTTAACAATGAGTATGGGTGTAGATACGCTTTCGCGAAAGCAAAAAAAGCACATCACCATTTTACACACTAACGATGTACATAGCCACGTTGAGCCCTTCCCTTCTAACGATCCAAAATATGCAAATCTAGGTGGTGCTGCCAGAAGAATGGGAGTTATCACGGCTGTACGTAAAGAAAACCCAAACACATTACTTCTTGATGCGGGTGATATCTTTCAGGGTACTCCTTACTTTAATTTTTATGGAGGTGAGCTTGAGTTTAAACTTATGTCTATGATGGGATATGATGCCGCTACCATAGGTAATCACGATTTTGACAATGGCATAGGTGGGCTAGCTGCACAAATGCCTAATGCATCTTTTGAACTTCTTACAGCAAATTATGACTTCTCAAATACCATAATGGATGGACTTACAAAGCCTTATAAGGTTTTTGTAAAAGATGGGATACGCATTGGTGTTTTTGGTCTAGGGATAGAACTTAATGGTCTCGTTAATAAAAATATGTTTAAAGAAACCAAATACCTAGATCCTGTCGAGATGGCCACAGACACCGCAAATACACTCAGACAAAAAGAACGTTGTGACATTGTTATCTGTCTTTCTCACCTAGGCTATGAGTATCGCAGTAAAGACATTATCTCAGACGTAGCGCTCGCCAGAAAGACAGAAGGAATAGATCTTATTATAGGTGGACACACACATACCTTCTTAAAAAAGCCAACTATCGCACAGAACAAATCAGGAAAGTTTGTGCTTATAAATCAGGTGGGCTGGGGAGGCATTAACCTAGGAAGAATAGATTTTTATCTAGATGATGCAAAAAATATAGAGAGTAGAAGCCTCGTGCTTGATATATAA
- the ligA gene encoding NAD-dependent DNA ligase LigA, giving the protein MTIEEQILQLRQELREHNYNYYALDTPTISDFEFDKKLEQLKALELANPAYDDPNSPTHRVGGAVTKNFETIVHEHRMYSLDNSYSKEDLEDWEARVKKMVDGEVHYTCELKYDGASISLTYENGELLRAVTRGDGLQGDDVTTNIKTIKSVPLKLKGDYPPKFDIRGEIVLPWDGFHAMNAEREELGFELYRNPRNTASGSLKLQDSAEVAKRPLQCLLYNITGNNLGITTQMESLQKARDWGFMVPDAAVLAKSIDEVLDFINHWDKARHDLPYETDGVVVKVNGLQQQEELGYTAKAPRWAMAYKFKAEQVSTRLHEITYQVGRTGAITPVANLEPVELAGTTVKRASLHNADQIERLDIREGDEVFVEKGGEIIPKIIAVDLTKRPADSEPTDYIAECPECNTPLVRKEGEAQHYCPNDMGCPPQIIGRIQHYISRKAMDIDGLGGETVALLVNEGLISNYADLYELTVAQLLPLERMAQKSAENLVKGVQASVKIPFEKVLFGLGIRYVGETVAKKLAKHYKSIDAIISATEEDLVAVDEIGSKIAESVVAFFAKAEHIVLIQRLKSYGVQLEISAEKLANQSDVLAGKTFVVSGVFEMPRNDLKKLIEDNGGKVSSSISSKTSYLVAGEKMGPSKLEKAQKLGITIISEIEFLALTNA; this is encoded by the coding sequence ATGACTATTGAAGAACAAATCTTACAGCTTCGTCAAGAGCTACGCGAGCACAACTATAACTACTACGCGCTAGATACGCCTACTATTTCTGATTTTGAATTTGATAAAAAATTAGAACAACTCAAGGCGCTAGAACTTGCAAATCCAGCATATGATGATCCTAACTCACCTACACATCGCGTAGGTGGCGCAGTGACTAAAAATTTTGAGACTATTGTACACGAGCATAGAATGTACTCCCTAGATAACTCCTACTCAAAGGAGGATCTTGAGGACTGGGAAGCCCGCGTTAAGAAAATGGTAGATGGTGAAGTGCACTACACCTGCGAGCTCAAGTATGATGGTGCATCTATAAGTCTTACTTATGAAAATGGAGAGTTACTCAGAGCTGTAACCCGTGGAGATGGTTTACAAGGAGATGATGTAACTACTAATATTAAAACCATAAAGTCTGTTCCCTTAAAGTTAAAAGGAGATTATCCTCCTAAGTTTGACATACGTGGTGAGATTGTGCTTCCTTGGGACGGTTTTCACGCGATGAATGCAGAGCGTGAGGAACTAGGGTTTGAGCTATATCGTAACCCGCGTAATACCGCAAGTGGTTCTCTAAAACTTCAAGATAGTGCAGAGGTTGCAAAGCGACCATTGCAATGCTTACTTTATAATATCACCGGCAATAATTTAGGTATTACGACCCAGATGGAAAGTTTGCAAAAAGCTAGAGACTGGGGTTTTATGGTGCCAGATGCGGCAGTACTAGCAAAGAGTATTGATGAGGTGCTAGATTTTATTAATCACTGGGATAAAGCTCGTCACGACTTACCGTATGAGACAGATGGTGTTGTAGTAAAAGTAAACGGACTCCAGCAGCAAGAGGAGTTGGGGTACACGGCAAAAGCTCCGCGATGGGCTATGGCTTACAAGTTTAAAGCAGAACAGGTGTCTACCCGCTTACACGAAATAACATATCAGGTAGGTCGTACTGGAGCCATCACACCAGTGGCAAACCTAGAACCTGTAGAGCTTGCCGGGACAACCGTTAAAAGAGCCAGTCTTCATAATGCAGATCAAATAGAACGACTAGACATACGAGAAGGTGATGAGGTGTTTGTAGAAAAAGGAGGAGAAATCATCCCAAAAATCATAGCAGTAGATCTTACAAAACGCCCAGCAGATTCTGAGCCTACCGATTATATAGCCGAGTGTCCCGAATGTAACACTCCGCTTGTGCGTAAAGAGGGAGAAGCACAGCATTACTGTCCTAACGATATGGGTTGCCCACCACAAATTATAGGACGTATACAGCATTATATATCTAGAAAAGCAATGGATATAGATGGGCTAGGAGGTGAGACGGTAGCTTTACTTGTAAATGAGGGACTTATATCAAATTATGCAGATCTATATGAGCTTACAGTAGCGCAGTTGCTTCCGTTAGAAAGAATGGCTCAAAAAAGTGCCGAAAACTTGGTGAAGGGTGTGCAGGCCTCTGTTAAGATTCCTTTTGAGAAGGTGCTGTTCGGTTTAGGTATACGATACGTAGGAGAGACTGTTGCAAAGAAACTGGCAAAGCATTACAAGTCTATTGATGCGATTATTTCGGCAACAGAGGAAGATCTGGTTGCTGTAGATGAAATAGGAAGTAAGATAGCTGAGAGTGTTGTAGCATTTTTCGCGAAAGCGGAACATATAGTACTCATACAGCGTTTAAAATCTTACGGAGTACAGCTAGAAATTTCTGCAGAGAAGCTTGCAAACCAGTCGGATGTGCTTGCAGGTAAGACTTTTGTGGTCTCTGGTGTGTTTGAAATGCCACGTAATGATCTTAAAAAACTCATAGAAGATAACGGAGGGAAAGTCTCAAGTTCTATCTCATCTAAAACATCATACCTCGTTGCTGGCGAAAAAATGGGACCTAGCAAATTAGAAAAAGCTCAAAAACTAGGAATTACTATTATTTCTGAAATAGAATTCTTAGCTTTAACTAATGCTTAG
- the aqpZ gene encoding aquaporin Z has protein sequence MNTKKKFFAEGLGTFALVLFGCGAATIASVSQSGPEGIGLLGISLAFGFSVVVMAYAIGPISGCHINPAISIAMLVAGKLSAKDTVGYVISQCIGAILAAGVLYLLASGSAGFTMPEWGLGSNGWGEGYLGNYNMTSALIAEFVFTFLFLLVIFGTTAKNASPLMAGLAIGISLALIHMVAIPITGTSVNPARSLGPALFAGGKAMSQLWLFIVTPIAGGICAALVRNLFIED, from the coding sequence ATGAACACAAAGAAAAAATTTTTTGCAGAAGGTTTGGGCACATTTGCCTTGGTTTTGTTTGGTTGTGGAGCGGCAACTATTGCTAGTGTCTCACAATCTGGTCCAGAAGGAATAGGACTCTTAGGTATCTCACTTGCTTTTGGATTTTCGGTAGTTGTGATGGCATATGCTATTGGTCCAATTTCTGGTTGTCATATTAATCCAGCTATCTCAATTGCAATGCTTGTTGCGGGTAAACTTAGCGCAAAAGATACGGTGGGGTATGTGATATCACAATGCATTGGAGCGATACTAGCTGCAGGGGTATTATATCTACTAGCCTCTGGAAGTGCTGGTTTTACTATGCCAGAGTGGGGCCTAGGTAGTAATGGCTGGGGTGAAGGCTATCTGGGTAATTATAATATGACATCTGCTCTCATTGCAGAGTTTGTATTTACATTTTTGTTTTTACTCGTGATTTTTGGAACAACGGCAAAAAATGCATCTCCTCTTATGGCAGGTCTAGCTATTGGAATTTCTTTAGCATTAATACATATGGTTGCAATCCCTATCACAGGTACATCAGTAAATCCTGCAAGAAGTTTGGGTCCTGCACTATTTGCTGGGGGTAAAGCGATGAGCCAGTTATGGTTATTTATTGTTACACCTATTGCAGGTGGTATTTGTGCTGCATTAGTTAGAAATCTATTTATAGAAGACTAA
- a CDS encoding TIGR00730 family Rossman fold protein: MKLASICVYCGSSAGTDPEIINQARLLGATLAKKDMTLVYGAAKIGVMGAVAQGALDANGKVIGVIPAFLQIKEVVHTGLTELIVNETMHERKMKLQELSDGFITLPGGFGTMEELFEVLTWSQLALHKKPVGMLNVNGFYDDLLSALKNMVDKGFLKQENYDILLVDTTIDGLLNQMENFEPMAMPKWLKASLSENE, from the coding sequence ATGAAGTTAGCATCTATTTGTGTGTACTGTGGTAGCAGTGCAGGAACTGATCCAGAGATTATAAACCAAGCCCGCTTGCTAGGAGCCACACTGGCAAAAAAGGATATGACACTCGTATATGGTGCTGCCAAAATAGGTGTGATGGGAGCAGTTGCTCAGGGAGCACTTGATGCAAATGGCAAAGTAATAGGAGTGATACCAGCATTTTTACAAATTAAAGAAGTGGTGCATACGGGACTTACAGAGCTTATCGTAAATGAGACGATGCACGAGCGCAAGATGAAGCTCCAAGAACTGTCTGACGGTTTTATCACGCTTCCTGGTGGTTTTGGAACGATGGAAGAACTCTTTGAGGTGCTTACTTGGAGCCAGCTAGCGTTGCATAAAAAGCCTGTGGGGATGCTCAATGTAAATGGCTTTTATGATGATCTTCTAAGTGCACTTAAAAATATGGTAGACAAAGGTTTTCTTAAACAAGAAAATTATGATATCCTTCTTGTAGATACTACTATTGATGGTCTTCTTAATCAGATGGAGAACTTTGAGCCTATGGCAATGCCTAAGTGGTTAAAAGCTTCGTTGTCTGAAAACGAGTAG
- the prmC gene encoding peptide chain release factor N(5)-glutamine methyltransferase — translation MSIDDFRAYFREQLAALYEPEEVENLCFLTLEHVLKMNRVEISLSRKQNIHPSQRVELEEITARLSKSEPIQYITGSSSFYGLDFQVNPATLIPRPETEELVAWIIDDVAQGLLKGEAQDMLRLLDIGTGSGCIAITLAKNINKATVEAVDISQNALATAYQNAKANGVKVDFYNQNILETQALDEVYNVIVSNPPYVREQEKAMMRANVLSNEPDSALFVSDQDPLIFYRKIGELASKSLAPAGALYFEINEYLGRETVALLKDIGFTDVVLRKDMFGKDRSIKACMA, via the coding sequence ATGAGTATAGACGATTTTCGCGCATATTTTAGGGAGCAACTGGCAGCACTTTATGAGCCAGAAGAGGTCGAGAACCTCTGTTTCTTAACGCTTGAGCACGTATTAAAAATGAATAGGGTTGAGATCTCGCTTTCGCGAAAGCAAAACATACACCCCTCACAACGTGTAGAGCTCGAAGAAATAACAGCTAGACTGTCTAAGAGTGAGCCTATACAATATATCACAGGTAGCTCGTCATTTTACGGGCTTGACTTTCAAGTAAATCCTGCTACGTTAATACCTAGACCAGAAACCGAAGAACTCGTTGCCTGGATTATAGATGATGTGGCGCAAGGTCTATTAAAAGGGGAAGCACAAGATATGCTACGTCTTTTAGACATAGGTACTGGTTCTGGCTGTATAGCCATTACGCTTGCAAAAAATATCAATAAAGCAACAGTAGAAGCGGTAGATATCTCTCAAAATGCGCTTGCCACAGCATATCAAAATGCTAAGGCAAATGGGGTGAAAGTAGACTTTTATAACCAGAATATTCTTGAGACGCAAGCGCTTGATGAGGTTTATAATGTTATCGTGAGCAATCCACCGTATGTGCGCGAGCAAGAAAAGGCAATGATGAGAGCAAACGTGCTGAGCAATGAGCCAGATAGTGCACTGTTTGTTTCAGATCAAGATCCTCTTATTTTTTACAGAAAGATTGGAGAGCTGGCCAGTAAAAGCTTAGCACCCGCAGGAGCTCTATATTTTGAGATTAATGAATATCTAGGTAGAGAGACTGTAGCGTTGTTAAAAGATATAGGCTTTACAGATGTTGTGCTTAGGAAAGATATGTTTGGTAAAGATAGGTCGATTAAGGCGTGTATGGCTTAA
- a CDS encoding GNAT family N-acetyltransferase, with amino-acid sequence MNKPIIRPIQKEDNAQVAAVVRKVLVDMGAPKVGTAYADEALDTMYEHYDRPKAAYFVVEDNGAVIGCAGIAQLDNYDGNVCELQKMYFLEEARGKGLGSAMMKKCLDTARDFGFEQCYLETMPYMEAAQKLYKRTGFDYIDGPMGNTGHFSCPVHMLITL; translated from the coding sequence ATGAACAAACCAATCATTAGACCTATTCAAAAGGAAGATAATGCACAGGTTGCGGCCGTAGTGCGCAAGGTGCTGGTAGATATGGGCGCTCCAAAGGTAGGAACCGCTTATGCAGATGAGGCGCTAGATACTATGTATGAACATTACGACAGGCCTAAAGCTGCCTATTTTGTGGTAGAAGATAATGGTGCGGTAATAGGCTGTGCGGGCATCGCACAACTTGATAATTATGACGGTAATGTGTGCGAGTTGCAAAAGATGTATTTCTTAGAAGAAGCGCGAGGCAAGGGTCTAGGGTCGGCTATGATGAAGAAGTGCCTAGATACGGCTCGAGATTTTGGGTTTGAGCAATGCTATCTGGAGACGATGCCTTATATGGAGGCAGCACAAAAATTATACAAGCGCACCGGTTTTGACTATATAGATGGGCCTATGGGTAACACTGGTCACTTTTCGTGTCCCGTTCATATGCTTATTACATTATGA